The stretch of DNA CACTAATATAACTATGCTGCCAAGAAGGAGAGGGGCCTTCTTTATAATATTTTTCTAAAGCCTCACCGTAATCTATACGTTCATCTCCAAATTTTTCCCGATATTCTGTCAAAATTTCTAGATTTGGTCGAACCAATACATCCCAATAGTAATGTCCAATTTCATGGCGAAAATGACCAATCAAAGTTCGATAAGGTTCATCCATTTTCTTACGCATATATTCTCGGTAGGCGGAATCGGCTTCTTCAATGTTCAAAGTAATGACACCATTGGCATGTCCTGTAAGTACGTTGGGTTCGTCTTCTGCTCTATTTTTATTAGACAAAAAATCAAATGCCAAGCCATTTTCAGGGTTATCCACTTTATTCTGTATGGGTAGTTCAAATCGCTGTAAGCTATAAACCAAACGATGTTTGGCTCTTTCTAACCGCTGCCATTTATCCAAGTCATCTGCATCTTGTGAATTTGGAATGACACGATTGATTTGGCAGGCTGTACACAATTCGTGCCTATGGTTGAGAGGTATCAACCAATTACAGGCATTGTAAGCAAAGTTGCCACAATATTGATAAAGGTCTGGTTTATCTGCGAAAAGCTGCCAACTATTTTTTTGGTTTGGATTCAAAGCATACATCTCAAATTCACCATCTAAGTATCCCAACCAATGTCCGCAGGATTCACAAAGCGTATTTTCAAAAAAAACAGGATGGTTGCAATTACTGCATTGAAATATTTTCATTTTTCACTTTTAATCGTTTCAAACAATTAAGTCATATCTTAGTTTAATTTTTCATTCATCAAATTTCACGGTATAACTCTGAGTATTTTGTAATTATTCAAAGGATAGCATCTTGTTCTTCAGGAGGGGGAGTTTTTTTAGACTTTGGACAGATTTAGAGTTATCAAATACTTGAAAAATACTTGAAAAATGCTTGTTTTCAAGTATTTGACAGTTAGTTTTTTGTGACTCAAACCATTATTTGGACTCTTGAACTTATGGGGTAATTTTCAAGAGTCCAAATAATGCTGCCTTAAATGGTTGGTTTAATCGTAACTGGTTCAATACCATACAAAATTTGTAATCACTAAACACAAATTTCGTCCAAAGTCTAAAGTTTTTATAAAATACGGAATATCACACAAAGTAAAAAGAAAAAGGTGTTGATAATTGAAGTAATTACCAACACCTAATTGCTATCATGACTTTAAGTTTGGGAATAATAAGGGATGTTATTACTCTTTCACTTTTCATCCTCCTAAAGACGGCTTTTTTTATCATCTGTCACCTTTTATGACAAAAAAAATAAATTTTCTTTTTGATTTGCACCTTCAAAATATTTGATTAAAATATATGTTATTTTTCAAATGTTTTTATGCTGGTTTTCCGCCTGCTTTGGTGAGAACTGCTATCATTTCGGTTCTGTGCAATATTTCTGCAAAATCAAGTGGGGTAATGTCTCTGAACTTAGCATTTACATTTGCACCTACTTCAATCAATATTATCAATGCTTCCAAATTATTAGTTGAAATGGCATGGGCAATCAGAGGAATCCCCAATATAGGAATATCTACACTGTCAATATCCATTGCCATATCTGATTGAAGTAGGCTCTTCAACATCACATTTTGGCGTTTTTTGATTAGAAAAGGGATGAGTTCTCCCACAGCTAATGCTGGTGTCACAGTCACTTTTGTATCAATTAATAACTGAAAAGCAAACTCATTGTTACAGTGTGCTGCAACGACCAATGGATTTCGGTAAGTAGTAGGATTGTAATCGTCCAAATCTACTTTTAGCGTTATTAACTCTTGAAGAATTCGGTGCTGATGCCTCAAGATGACTTTTCGCAATAGGAGGGCGTTGGTGGTATAAAGAGGTAGGTTTAAAGTTATCTTTATTTCATCAATACGGTTGTGTTGTTCTTCTTGCATGTATATTGGCAGTTGGTTTCTTATGAAAAAACGAAACTACAAATATTTGATTCATACCTCCAAAAAAAAGATGGTAGTCTATTGGTCAAAATATTGTTTCTTCAAATAGAAAAGCCGCCTATAGAAATGAATCAATAGGCGGCTCTTAAATCTAAACCTGAATTTGTCACTGAGATTTTCTTTGGTGGATTTATGGCTCAATGACCAATCTTGTACCAGGCTTTATATTTGTGTCTGCAAGTCCATTGCTTTTTTTGATTTGCTCCACTTTTGTATTGTACTTGCGTGCCAATCCATATAGGGTTTCTCCTTCTTTGACGGTGTGGGTAATTTTGCTTGAAGCATTTGGCTTTGGCGTTTCCTTTGTAGTAATTGCCTTTTCGTTTGTTGTACTGTTCTTTTTTTTCCAACTATTCAAAGCGGTGAATAGGTCTGCTTTAGCTTCCGTTTTAACTGTTTTTTTACTTGGTTTAGGAGTAACTTCTGCCACTGCTACGCTTTTCTCTGGTTTGGAAACAACCTTTGGCTTTACCTCTTCCTTTTTCTTTGGAGTTGGTTTAGTAGCAGCAATCGTATTTTTACTCGGTTCTGCTTCTTTTTTAACAACAGGTTTTGGTATTGTTTTTTTGACTTCTGCAATTGTAGTCTTTGTTGCAGTTTTCTTATTAGAAGCCACAACAACGGTCTTTACTACTTTTTTAGGTGCAACTGTTTTTGGTTCTGGTTTAGCAATAGAGGGTAGCTTAGCACTGGCAATTATCTTAGGACTGGATTTTTCTTCCGCTTTGGCTACTGTACTTTCAGTATCTGTTGTACTACTCCAACCATAAGTAGTGGTCATCATTGGTGTACGTCGTTTGATAGAGCTTAACAAACTTGGTTGTGATGGGCGATCGTTTATAAACCAAGTGGGATACAAATCTTCTTCATTCATCATGCCTTTCAATAAAAGTTGGTAATCACGCATAATGCGATCTAATTTCTCTTGTTGAAGTTGTTCTTTGCTTCTGTCAAAAGTATGGAGTTGGTATCTTTCTATGATGCGAATGAGGTGACTACCATATTGGGTATTGGTGGCATAACCTGCTTTGCCCAGACCTGTTGCCCATGAACGATAATCACTTGGTTTGTATCTAAATAGAAAAGAATAGCGGCTGTTATTTGCCAAAAAATTGGAGTGGTCTCGATAAGATGTTCCACCTGTGGTGTATTTTCTAAAGCACTCTAAGTCTTCATCGTCATTGGCATAAACTGTTTTTCCTGACCAACTGCTGTGGCATTTAATGCCAAAATGATTGTTTGCACTGCGGGCTAAATAGCTGTTGCCGTAAGCTGATTCTAGAATTCCTTGTGCTAAAGTAATACTTGCAGGAATACGAGTGCGTTGCATCTCGTTGATGGCAATGTTTTTATATTGGTTAATGTAGTGTAATACTGAAAATTTGGTTGGGGTACTCTTATTTGCAGAGAGAGTGGTGAAAGTCGCATCTATTACAAATAACAATACGACTAAGATTAAAAATTTGGTAAACCTACTCATAAGTGATATCTAAGTTTATTCAAAAAAAAATATGCAAAGTCTATGGGTTGATTTAGATATGGTCTTTTGATAAGTAATATTTAAATAATAGATTCGATATTGTTTTGTGGGTATTATTGAAGTGCATTTAGGTTTTGCAATGGATTAGTTTCAAAGAACTAAGATTATTTTTCAGCCATATTAAAAATAATTTCTACTATTTATTTTTTGATTATTATGGTTTAAACTCCTTAACAATTAGTTATAAAATAGTTTTTTGTATGACGTTTTTATGACACATTCCTTTTTTAGGAGCGCAAAGTTAGGGAAATATTTTTTTGTATAAAAAATTTACTTAGAAAACTTGACTATATGTTCCATAATTCCCACGATTTTTCTGCTTGAAGATAA from Chitinophagales bacterium encodes:
- a CDS encoding glucosaminidase domain-containing protein, with translation MSRFTKFLILVVLLFVIDATFTTLSANKSTPTKFSVLHYINQYKNIAINEMQRTRIPASITLAQGILESAYGNSYLARSANNHFGIKCHSSWSGKTVYANDDEDLECFRKYTTGGTSYRDHSNFLANNSRYSFLFRYKPSDYRSWATGLGKAGYATNTQYGSHLIRIIERYQLHTFDRSKEQLQQEKLDRIMRDYQLLLKGMMNEEDLYPTWFINDRPSQPSLLSSIKRRTPMMTTTYGWSSTTDTESTVAKAEEKSSPKIIASAKLPSIAKPEPKTVAPKKVVKTVVVASNKKTATKTTIAEVKKTIPKPVVKKEAEPSKNTIAATKPTPKKKEEVKPKVVSKPEKSVAVAEVTPKPSKKTVKTEAKADLFTALNSWKKKNSTTNEKAITTKETPKPNASSKITHTVKEGETLYGLARKYNTKVEQIKKSNGLADTNIKPGTRLVIEP
- a CDS encoding putative zinc-binding peptidase, yielding MKIFQCSNCNHPVFFENTLCESCGHWLGYLDGEFEMYALNPNQKNSWQLFADKPDLYQYCGNFAYNACNWLIPLNHRHELCTACQINRVIPNSQDADDLDKWQRLERAKHRLVYSLQRFELPIQNKVDNPENGLAFDFLSNKNRAEDEPNVLTGHANGVITLNIEEADSAYREYMRKKMDEPYRTLIGHFRHEIGHYYWDVLVRPNLEILTEYREKFGDERIDYGEALEKYYKEGPSPSWQHSYISEYATAHSWEDWAETWAHYLHLIDTLETAYAFGLSLHPNLQKVSTMNMQAGFNPYYQTDFDRIIEACASLTFAINSLNRSMGQPDLYPFIFNPSIVEKLRFVHHLLINYRAL